DNA sequence from the Colletotrichum higginsianum IMI 349063 chromosome 10, whole genome shotgun sequence genome:
catacacctgaccagccctcttaatgggcatgccgttggttattgcgtcaagggcctgattgacttcatcttcggtatactggcccataaggtcgaaaagaagctctgaggaaaaaatgaggttattcgcataagtatagaaaatgttgttgatgttgaaagttgaggggtatgttctggtgatgaggcatttgaggcatttttggggtgccgaaatggggggggtgccgaaaagtgggtagtctgacttaccCACAGTCTTCACTCGCCCTTTCAAGGCACTTGTTTACTGCGAGGAAGGCTTGGAAAATTGGTGCAAGGCTTTGGAGGACGAAGCAAAGGGTTTTCCGACAGACACAGACGAACAGGCACAGTCACTTGGCTCTGTTTTGAGCTTGGAAAAGAACGATGTTGAAGAGAACTTGGGAGACAACACTGAAACGAGCTTGCTGAAAggccagccagcagccaaGGGAGACAAGACTCTAATTCCAAGCGACCAAAGCACCAATCTGGGCTCGCCCATAACCACGAGTAGAGATAGTATCGAGGGCTATGCCAAACCCGATAATCACGCCGAACAAACGACTGAGAACAACGGCGGTGGggacgacagcggcgacgaAAACAGTGACGACAACAGCGATTCTGAACCAGAAGCCCTCGACGCTGTGTTGCAGTCCCCAAGAGCCTCGAAAGAACTCGCCTTTTTCCTCAAGACTTTGCGATCTCAAGTTCTGCATAGGCGAGAATACCTGAAGGCAGATCACTGCAGCAATGTCTTTTTCTCCGACTTGTGGCATCTTTTCTCGCCAGGTATTGAGGTCATCCGAAGCGATAGGAAACAAGCTTACCGTGTTGTTCATGTCACAAGCACAAAGCACCGTATGGTGTCGGCTTTCGAAAAATGGGGCGGTCGTCCGGGTGTCCacgtcgacgttgatgaTGAGAACAAGAAGAGACCAAGACCCAATTTCCGCATCACATGCGTGTACATCGACTTTGATGGCAAGGTGTTCGGACCAGTAGCAGAAACATTCGACATCAAATCATTCGAGGGGCAACGAGAGATTACCTCCTTCGAAGTCTTCCCATTACGACTTTTGCCCACACTTAGAGATGGGCTTGACGATGCTGAGCGGGACACGCCGTCCAATCTTCAACCGGCCACCCGCTTCAGACAAAAGCTTATCAATCGGGGCAAGAATTTTCTTGAAgccatcaagaagaagcatATGTACTACGCTGGCCCAACTTTGGACACTCGCGAAGAAATCGAGGGGCAAGTTGTTGTGGATTTCGAGGCTGCCTTCTCCATTGAAGAGGATCCGGACCTGCCCTCTGAACAACCGCGGATCAGATCCTTGCTCAATCTTAAGCTGGACGATTATGCTGAAGAAAGACCTTGTCAGGCCGATTGCTGCTTTGTTGAAAAAGTTTACGATGATACGGCAATCGACCTGAGACGAGGAATGGAGTACATCAACAGCCTGCTACCCAAACCAGGTGGTCAAGATCCCGCATCGGTTCTCATTCTCCCGCAGACACTAGAGGAGCTCCAGACACGTGCAAGTCACGACAAGTTTCTCCTTCCGGATAGCGATCTACTGATATTATCCTACAGAGTCATTGGGTTTCTGCTTCGCAATCGAAAATTCGGTGAGTCATCTCTTCACTGATCATACGAACAACGTAGCAAGCCTCACTTACTTAACATCCATACTGGAACATCGCAGCTCAGTTGGATTTGGCTTTTCTCTCTGAGATACAATTGCGAACCTTGAGCTCGGTCCCTGACAACAAACATGATGCAAGCCACACGCAAGAGGACAGCAGCACTGGATCTGCCGCAGCTTTTGACCGCCTCGTTTTGGAGGAGGGGCATAGGTCCATGATCGAGTTGTTGATTGCCCAGCATTTCAGGGACAAAGAGTCTAAGGGGGATCCGAATGATCAATACGACGCAGTTCGAGGGAAAGGTAAGTGACCGATAGCACTTCTCTCTACTTCAAACTCTTTGACTGAGACGCGACGACCTTAGGCAAAGGCTTGATATTATTGCTTCACGGAGCACCCGGGGTGGGAAAGACATCGACTGCAGGTGAGAAACTCCATCTGGTTCCAGGATACTATCAATGCTGACCAATAAAAGAGGGGGCAGCAGAGCTTTTCGGCAAGCCACTGTTCCAAATCACATGTGGTAAGTGATGAAAAAGCCTGTACCGGAGACGATTTCACCAACTTAAACCAACCATCTTCCAGGCGACTTAGGCACCACTGCGAAAGAAGTCGAACATGCTCTCGAGAAAAACTTCGCTCTCGCAAATCGATGGGATTGTATCCTGTTGCTCGATGAGGCCGATGTCTTTCTTGCAGAGAGGACCAGAGAAGATTTCAAGAGAAACGGACTTGTGGCAGGTGAGCAACTACTTCTCCCTAGACAAGCTTTACATACATGTTTTGACAATATTTTAGTCTTCCTTCGTGTGCTCGAGTACTACACCGGAATTCTCTTCTTGACGACCAATCGCGTCGGCGATTTTGATGAAGCGTTCACGTCTCGTATCCACATGAGCCTGTACTATCCCGACCTCAGCCGGGACAAAACCCTACAGATCTTCGAGATCAACCTGAAGATGATTGCCGAGCGCTTCGCGCgcaaggagaggaagatCGTGATCGACCAACTGGGCATTGGCGCCTTTGCCTCTCAGCACTTCATCGACAAGCCCGACGCGCGTTGGAACGGTAGACAGATCCGCAACGCCTGTCAGACGGCTTTAGCGCTTGCTGAGTTCGAGGCCCAGGGCAACAGCCATAGGAAGATTCTCAAGCCGGACGCCGTTGTCCAACTCACTGTCGATCACTTCAAGACTGTACGCAACGCGTATCTCGAGTTCACCGACTACATGAAAATGGTCTACGGCACCACCGCGGCTAGAAAAGCCGAAGAGGGCAAGGTCCGCGCCATCTTGGTTGACGAGAACAATAATTTCGTCGGGAGCGTCGGCGGAGCCGGCCGTCTTGACAGAAAGGCTGCTTACGCACAGCAATCCAAGGCCCCTCTCTACGCCAGTGAGCACCAGCCGCAGGAGAACGCCCAgttccaacaacaccaggCATACCATACAGGGGGCTACCATCAGACCGGGCACTACCAAACGCCGCCGCACGGCTATCATCAGTCACAGGTCTACCCAAGGCCCGAGTCATTCGGTGCCCCATCGCAACCTCAATCAGCCCAATACCCAAGCACTCCTCCAAGTCAGACCTCTCGTGGCACTCCGTTTCCAACTCATATGCAAGAATCCCAGGTTCCTGGTGAATTTGGTCGAAGTCAGCGTCCTGTGAGCTCCGACAATTCCTTCAGAGAATCACAAGGACAGTTTG
Encoded proteins:
- a CDS encoding AAA family ATPase, producing the protein MTVDVAWDEFQRLGRSRKYKGCYLHILTGDPTVRDNEGFEGTWIGLLERHTDEQAQSLGSVLSLEKNDVEENLGDNTETSLLKGQPAAKGDKTLIPSDQSTNLGSPITTSRDSIEGYAKPDNHAEQTTENNGGGDDSGDENSDDNSDSEPEALDAVLQSPRASKELAFFLKTLRSQVLHRREYLKADHCSNVFFSDLWHLFSPGIEVIRSDRKQAYRVVHVTSTKHRMVSAFEKWGGRPGVHVDVDDENKKRPRPNFRITCVYIDFDGKVFGPVAETFDIKSFEGQREITSFEVFPLRLLPTLRDGLDDAERDTPSNLQPATRFRQKLINRGKNFLEAIKKKHMYYAGPTLDTREEIEGQVVVDFEAAFSIEEDPDLPSEQPRIRSLLNLKLDDYAEERPCQADCCFVEKVYDDTAIDLRRGMEYINSLLPKPGGQDPASVLILPQTLEELQTRASHDKFLLPDSDLLILSYRVIGFLLRNRKFAQLDLAFLSEIQLRTLSSVPDNKHDASHTQEDSSTGSAAAFDRLVLEEGHRSMIELLIAQHFRDKESKGDPNDQYDAVRGKGKGLILLLHGAPGVGKTSTAEGAAELFGKPLFQITCGDLGTTAKEVEHALEKNFALANRWDCILLLDEADVFLAERTREDFKRNGLVAVFLRVLEYYTGILFLTTNRVGDFDEAFTSRIHMSLYYPDLSRDKTLQIFEINLKMIAERFARKERKIVIDQLGIGAFASQHFIDKPDARWNGRQIRNACQTALALAEFEAQGNSHRKILKPDAVVQLTVDHFKTVRNAYLEFTDYMKMVYGTTAARKAEEGKVRAILVDENNNFVGSVGGAGRLDRKAAYAQQSKAPLYASEHQPQENAQFQQHQAYHTGGYHQTGHYQTPPHGYHQSQVYPRPESFGAPSQPQSAQYPSTPPSQTSRGTPFPTHMQESQVPGEFGRSQRPVSSDNSFRESQGQFDIQQGQYAPQQQSNPQWPSRSVQDAYDLSGGPRQGLPSHLTPSRGSGTSGMYGPGPEQQQERPPGV